A window of Deltaproteobacteria bacterium genomic DNA:
TTCCTCACCGCCTTTTTGATCTTGAGAATCATTCTCACAAGAGTTAAGTTAGTCCTCGTGCTAGTTACGGCACCAACGAACCGGCTCAGTCGGTTGGCACGGAGTATTCTCAGTGTACCCTCGCATACTCCCCCGCTTTGTGGTCTCCCTAGCTTCCTCGCTTTTCTGTTTATCTTGTGGGCAGCCCACTCGCGGCGCGCGACCTCGTCCAGTACTGCCGGCCCCCTCCCCTATCTCCGAACCCGCGTCTGGTCAGGACGCTCAGCCGGTCGAGACATCGTGGCAGACCATCAGGATATCGCTCGCGGCGAAACCTAGCGTCGGTACCTCCGTAGGCATGACGGGCTATGACCAGGTGGCGCCTATCCTGGGACGCAAGGAGTACGCCTGCTTTGGTTGTCATACCAGTGAGTGGCCGTTTCTCTCCCGCAAGGGTGGATGGTCCCGACTTATGGAGTCGCTTGGTGACGCAGCTAATCCCACGGTCACGACAAAGGAGCAACTAGCCGCCATCATGGTAGGCTGCATGGATGTGACCACAGAGGACTACTGTGCCGGAGACGCCAATGACACTACGGATACCCTTGCCGCTAAAATGCCGACTAAGTTCGGCCGAGGGCGCGTGACCGATGCCGATCTTGCTGTACTGAAAAAGTGGGTGGAGGATGGCGCTCCGGAGGTCAGTACCAGCCCGTCAGCTGCCGTGGATCTGAACAAGGTGGCAACTTTTGAGTTTCAACCCACTGACACTAATCTGCTAGAGGCGCGTCAAAGTCCTCTGGAGCACGCCGCTGTGTCCACTCGTGACCTCACCGTCGATGTTCGGTCTCGTGGGGGATCGTGTGAGCCTACAAGTCTCGCCATGTCGCTTAAGGCGGCTGACGGATCGCTCCTGACCAAGCTAAACCTAGGACTTAACTGCAATGACCAAGGTCAATTTGTTTATACTCCAAAGATTGAAGTTTAGAGCTCTAGGTTTTTTTCGCTTTCTACTGCATCCGCGATGCCCTCTCCCTCCGCTAATTTGATCATTTTGTGCACAGTGCCGACACTCAGATTTAGAGTGTTGGCAATGGCTTTGTAAGATTGGCCTTGAGCCTTAAGGGCGACGGCACGTTGCTGCTTCTCGTCAGAGATTTTGGCCGGAGCGCCTAGCTTGACGCCGCGCTTGCGTGCCGCGTCAAGGCCAGCCCTCACCCGAGCCACAATGGTTTCACGCTCGATCTCGGCAATCTCGGCGAAGGCGGCCAGCATCGTGCGGCGGAAGGGGTTCTCGTGCCCCAAGTTTAGTACGGGCTGGGTCACCGATATAAATGCTACCCCTGCTTGGTCCAAATTTAAGAGAAGGTTGATGGCGGTGGTGGCATCGCGACTAAAGCGGTCCAGTTTATATACCACTATTGTGTCTATTTTGCGGGCATAGGCGGTCTCTAGGAGGGCCTGGAATCCGGGACGGTTCAAGGTTTTTCCTGAGATCCCCTCGTCTGTGAATACCAGAGGTTCGATGGCAGGCCTTTTGGCAGGTGGGAGGTCCCTCAGCCATTGCTCGACGGCGATTTTTTGCGATTCGAGGTCCTGCTTTTCTGTTGAGACGCGGTAGTAGATTCCGATCCGTTCCAATGGTGCCCTCCTCCCGAGTTCTTAAGTTTTCTGCTTCGCTTTATTGTTTATTTTGTGAGCAGCCAATGCGCAGCCTGGGTTGCATGGGCACATCGCCGCCAATAGCGTTCAATTAACCCAGGCTTACATATTATAACATACTGATTTCATTGATTAAATAAGATATTAGCGAGGCGTTCAAAATAGACCTGTTAATTGAACGGCCTAGCTACAGAATAGGGGGATTTGGACGTTTTGGGAAGAATCCGGGGTATTTTAGAAAGTTTTGATATAACAACACCGCTAAATTCAGTGGTGTTTGATTACAGTTTATACCACAGCAACGTAGTTACTGGTGTTGTGGTATTAAATTGGGTCCAACTGCTCAAAAAATGAACTAGGAATCCGACAAGAAGACGCTCACACTGGGGGCGGTCCCAATCCCGGGATTTTTGAACGCGCCGTCAGCCTGAAACAAAAAGCCAACCAAGGAACCAAGACCCCCAATGACTGCCACCGATCGCCGCTACCGAGATGCCGTGAAGGCGATGCAGAGCCTGGAGCGCGCAGGATTTACCACCCGATTGGCCGGCGGGTGTGTGCGGGACCGTATTTTAGGCAAAGTCCCGTATGATTACGATTTGGCCACGACCGCCACACCTGATGTTGTGATGGCGCATTTTCGAGCAGAAAAGCTGAGCACGATCCCTACAGGGGTCGACCATGGCACCGTCACCCTGGTGATGCCGTCTGGGCCCATCGAGATCACGACGTTGCGAAAAGACGTCGCAACAGATGGGAGGAGGGCCGAAGTCCAGTTCGGATCTAGCTTTGCCGACGATGCCGCACGTCGCGACTTCACTATCAACGCCCTCTTCGAGGATAGTGCCGGCAAGATTGACGACTTCGTGGGGGGGCAGGCTGACCTGAGCCAGGGAATCTTGCGCTTTGTTGGAGATCCACGGACACGAATTAGTGAGGATTATCTGCGCATCCTCAGGCTGTTTCGCTTCTGGGCGACGCTAGGGTTTAGGCCGGATGCGGCAACGCTTCGTGCCGTGGGTGAAGGCAAAGAGGGCCTGAGGCGTATCAGCCAGGAGCGCATCACGCAGGAGTGGATCAAGATGTGTAGCGGGAAGACTCTGGACGCGGCACTTGATGCCATGGTGGCTGCTGGTGTGTTTGCGGTGATCTTACCGGAGGTCACACCCGTGAGGCTGCCCCCAGCCAGGGATCTGCAGGCATGGCAGACTCCCGTGCTGCCCGCCATCGGTGTTCTGGCAGGTCTTTGCCTTGCAGATGGCGTCCATGATGCCAAACGTCTTCAAGCTATTGGCGAGCGTATGCGTCTTTCGCGCACCGATACGCGCGTCCTCGTATTTTTCGCAACGGCGCGCGAGGTGCTCATTGGGACACAGGTCAAAGACATTGCAGATAAACTCATATTTGTGGATAGTTGTGAGCATGTGGCGGGGCAGGGGAGTCTCACCGCTGTTTTTGCGCCTGTGCTCGATGCATTTGCTGAATGTAAACAAATGTTGGATGAAATCTGTGCGGCAGAGAACCAATACGGACACAGGCGCAAGGCAGTGTTGCCCATTAACGGGCGTGACTTGGGTAAACACCTAAATCTTACTGAAGGACCTGAGCTCGGCCGACAACTTACGCGCCTTAAGCGAGCCTATTATAACGGCCTTTGGCAGACCAAGGACGAGGGACTCCAGTTGATCGCGTCAACTTGATCAAGTCAACCTTTTGACTTTCCTACCGATAGGTTCCCTGTAAAGAAAGGGAACCTCTTTGAACCTGCGCTCACGCATCGTCAAGGCCTTCGATTTTCTCACTTGCTCTCTCAGGCATCACACACCTGAGGAGCGGGAGTTTATCGCGCATTGGCTTGCGTCGCAGCAACTTACCTATTTTCGATCTGTAAACAAAGTCCTGATGTACGTGCTGACTGGCGCATTTATCGCGATTTATATCCATTCACCGATGCCTCAAAGACCCATTGAACTGGTTACATATGGCACTCTGCTGCTGATAAGTATAGGTTTTGCCTTAAGCAAGCGCTTACAGTCAATTGATCAGCGACATATCGTAGCGACGATTGCAGTCATTCTACTGACCGGATCAGCGAGCAGTGTCCATGTGCATCTGAAGTCGCCTACCACCATGGCGCCTTTGATTATGGTGTCGTCGTTCTTGATGGGGAACCTCGTCTTTCTCACCACCATGTTTCCCTACGCAGATTCAAGGATCTTATTGATCCTTCCAGCCAATCTATCGCTTGGTTACTTTGCGTTTATGGATTTACATGACGGCGGCACTTTTTGGGATCCGCTGTTACTGGTCCTTGCTTACACGGTAGTGGCAGCTGGAATTCTCTACTCGCGCATCTATCGCGTTCGCCGCGAGATTCTGGCCGAGTATCGAGCCCGTAATCAGCTTCTACAGACTGAGCGTTTGCGCGTGGAGATCATGGAGCAACAACTGTCCCTCGCCAAGGAGATCCAAGACAGCCTAACACCACCAGAATCCATTAGAACCCCATTTGGTGCGACAGCCAGATTTTTCCAGAAAAAGTTTCATCCCCTCGGCGGCGACTGGATGGCCGTGCGAGTCTTAGCCAACGGCGATACTGTATTTGTGGTTGCAGACGTAACAGGTAAGGG
This region includes:
- a CDS encoding CCA tRNA nucleotidyltransferase; protein product: MTATDRRYRDAVKAMQSLERAGFTTRLAGGCVRDRILGKVPYDYDLATTATPDVVMAHFRAEKLSTIPTGVDHGTVTLVMPSGPIEITTLRKDVATDGRRAEVQFGSSFADDAARRDFTINALFEDSAGKIDDFVGGQADLSQGILRFVGDPRTRISEDYLRILRLFRFWATLGFRPDAATLRAVGEGKEGLRRISQERITQEWIKMCSGKTLDAALDAMVAAGVFAVILPEVTPVRLPPARDLQAWQTPVLPAIGVLAGLCLADGVHDAKRLQAIGERMRLSRTDTRVLVFFATAREVLIGTQVKDIADKLIFVDSCEHVAGQGSLTAVFAPVLDAFAECKQMLDEICAAENQYGHRRKAVLPINGRDLGKHLNLTEGPELGRQLTRLKRAYYNGLWQTKDEGLQLIAST